CCCAGCAATACGGATCCCAAGCCGGCGCCAGCCATGCCCAGGAAGTTAAAGAGACCATCGGCATGGGCAACCGGCTGGTTGGCCAGCCCGAGGTGGAACCTGCCCAACGCTGCATTCGCCGCCAGCGCTGCGAGAAAGAGGGCCGCAAAACCCGAAAGCAGGTGAAAGTCCCGCAGTAGAATGGCGTCTCTGATGCCACCCATCATGCACAGGCGCGTGCGCTGGGCCGCCGCCCCTACCACCATGCCAGCGACCAGCCCCACCGGCACCGCCACGTGCAGCGAACCCGGGCCCTTGGCACTGAAGAACACGAAGGATGGCCTTGTGACCAGCAGGAACAGCAGGGCCAGGGCGAAAAGCGGCGCCAGGAACCGGTTGACCCGGGGCTGCGGCTGGCTCCGCCCCAGGGAGTACCCCGCCCGAAGATAGAGAA
This portion of the Bacillota bacterium genome encodes:
- the yedE gene encoding YedE family putative selenium transporter, which codes for MDKKAVILAGIVVGLVGAGLAWLGNPPNMGLCVVCFTRDAAGALGLHRVSTVQYLRPEIMGFLLGSCLAAAFGREWRARGGSSPVLRFFLGMAVAIGALIFLGCPLRMVLRLAGGDLTALYGFAGFAAGVYVGVLYLRAGYSLGRSQPQPRVNRFLAPLFALALLFLLVTRPSFVFFSAKGPGSLHVAVPVGLVAGMVVGAAAQRTRLCMMGGIRDAILLRDFHLLSGFAALFLAALAANAALGRFHLGLANQPVAHADGLFNFLGMAGAGLGSVLLG